AAGATACCCGTGTCCTCATATACTGAGCGGTCTTGGACGAAGCCACCGCCATATTCAAAAATTCTTTTCTGTTCTTTAAATCTCTCTGCTAAGAAATAAATTTGAAGATGAAAGCTCCAACGTGTAAAGTCTTGGTAAAACTTGTCTAAGTACGGATTTTGGTCTACTTTTTCAAAAGAGGTGCGGAACCCTAAAGCCTCCGCGAGACGTGTGGTCATCGTTGACTTTCCCACGCCCACAGTACCAGCAATGGTAATGATGGTGTCCTGTGGTATCTGATATTTATCTCGTAAATTCATACATATTCTCCTTTTCCAAGCTGTTTTCAAAATGCAGTAGGATAGTGTTCAAGTCGCCCTGACGGGTCACAAAGTCGAGTTGGTCACCGTCCACTTCAATCACCGGAATAGCGGGATGGGCTCGTTTAAATGCTGCCATGAAGGTCGCATAGTCCTCTGATAATTGCTTCAAATACACGTGGTCAATATTCTTTTCTATATGTCTGCCTCGAAGCTGAATCCGTTGAACGAGGGTATCGAGGCTTGCGTTTAAGTAGATAATAAGGTTAGGTGTTGGCATGTCCTCCGTTAAGATATCATAAATCTGTAAGTACTTGTCCCGTTCTCTTTCCTGCAGTGTCCTTTGAGCGAAAATTTTATTTTTAAAGATATGATAGTCGGAGACAACGGGCTGTTGGTGACGGAGAAAGTGCTTCTCGACATCTTGTAACTGTTTATACCGATGGCACAAGAAATACATTTCAGTTTGGAAACTCCACTCTTCAATATTGTCATAAAATTTATCTAGAAAAGGATTTTCTTCTACGATTTCCTGTACTAGTTCAAATCCGTAACGGTCACTAATCGCTTTAGCTAGTGACGTTTTCCCTACCCCGATAGGGCCCTCAATACTGATAAAGGGCGTGGTCATAGGCTTATCCTCCTCTTGTTGATTTCCTAATTACTTATTGTACCATAGGTCTATATCAAGATATAATATTCTCATTATAATGAAGGAGTATTTTCATGGATCAACAAGCATGTGGCAGGTCAGAGCACGACAAATACATGGCTGAAGCGATTGAATGGGCTAAGATAGCAGAAACCTATGGAGAAATTCCTATTGGCGCAGTCATAGTGAAGGATGAACAAATCATTGGTACAGGTTACAATCGTAGGGAAACGGACCGTAATCCGTTAGGGCATGCTGAAATCATGGCCATTAACGAAGCAGCTCGCCACCTTGGAGGGTGGCGTTTGGAGAATTGTACGTTATATGTTACCCTAGAACCATGTCCAATGTGTGCAGGGGCGA
This Caldalkalibacillus salinus DNA region includes the following protein-coding sequences:
- a CDS encoding deoxynucleoside kinase; this encodes MTTPFISIEGPIGVGKTSLAKAISDRYGFELVQEIVEENPFLDKFYDNIEEWSFQTEMYFLCHRYKQLQDVEKHFLRHQQPVVSDYHIFKNKIFAQRTLQERERDKYLQIYDILTEDMPTPNLIIYLNASLDTLVQRIQLRGRHIEKNIDHVYLKQLSEDYATFMAAFKRAHPAIPVIEVDGDQLDFVTRQGDLNTILLHFENSLEKENMYEFTR
- the tadA gene encoding tRNA adenosine(34) deaminase TadA, with amino-acid sequence MDQQACGRSEHDKYMAEAIEWAKIAETYGEIPIGAVIVKDEQIIGTGYNRRETDRNPLGHAEIMAINEAARHLGGWRLENCTLYVTLEPCPMCAGAIIQSRITTLVYGTDDPKSGYAGSLYNVLQDERLNHQADVIPHIRQLECQCLLKDFFRRLRQSKKQEKQSRTEYE